Part of the Geoalkalibacter ferrihydriticus DSM 17813 genome is shown below.
CGCGTAAGCGCCCGTTATCTGCTGATCTTCATGATTTTGGCGGTAACCTTGGAGTTGCTGGACATCATTTTCCGCGGCTATACAGCAGTCAAATCCTGGGAAATTCTTCGCTCGGTCATTTACGAAGTGGACTTCACACAGATTTTCTTGCTGCAGTTCGGCCTGGGCAACCTGGTTCCTTTCATTCTTCTGCTCATTCCCGGGCTGACGGTAAAGCGTGCGGCCCTGGCCAGCGCCCTGGTGCTCTTTGGTGTGTTCATGATGCGCTGGAACGTCGTCATCGGCGGCCAGGCGTTCTCCCTGACCTTTGCCGGCTTCATGCACTACCATGTGCCGATCATTCCAACTACGTGGGAAACCTTCCGTGAGGGCCTGGCGGGAGCCCTGCTGGTGATTACAACACCGTTTGTGCTTTTTTACTTTCTTAACAAAATCTTCCCCGTGTTTTTGAAGGAAGAAGCCCACTAAGGAACGCGATTCGAGCCCTTAACAAGAAGAAATGCCGACCGCCTATGCGCCGGCGTTTCTTTTGTCGGCCCGTGCAATTGCACAGTCTTTCAAGGGGGCATAACACAGCCGCGCCTGTACGGTTTCCTCTTTTTTTATGCGCACTTGCTCACCCCTGGCGGGCATTTTATGCATTGACAAACCGATGTTTTTCCAGGTATTTTTCACACCTGTGTGAAAATCGGGATATATACGGTCGCCTGGCGACCGCCGCGCGATGGTTGATTTGCTGCGCTCAGGACTAGCCGCGAAGCCGTCTTATAAATCTCACTCCTGCAACAATTCCAACACAAAGGGGCTGCAAGAATGAAGAGCTTGACCAACATCGTCACCGCCTTTGCCAAAGGCATCACCCACAGTCGGGTGTCTCTCATCGGTGCCATGATCGTCACTGTAATTTTCCCGTTTCTGCTCGGCGCCATTTTCTATGATCTTATCTGGCATATTCAGAACACCTACGTTGCTGCGCTTATTTACATGGTTCTGGGACCCGCCTTCATCACCGGCCTGGTCATGGTGTTCCTCGGCCTGTTTTTCTTCAAGGGCCAGGAAGAGGTGCGCCTCTTCACCATGGAATACCTGCGCGACTATTTCACTGATCCAGCCAAATTCAGCAAGCTACGTAAGCTGGTGTTTTTCGCAGTGTTTCTGACCGGCATCAACCTCTTCATCATGGGCCTGCTGGCCTATCGTGGCTATCACTACATGGAGTCCAACGCCTTCTGCGGCCAGTTCTGCCATACGGTCATGAGCCCGGAGTACACGGCCTACCAGAACTCGCCCCACTCCCGCGTCGCTTGTGTTGAGTGTCACATCGGCGCCGGTGCCGACTGGTTCGTCAAATCCAAAATCACCGGCGCCTATCAGCTGCTTGCGGTCATGCTGGACACCTTCCCGCGTCCCATTCCCACGCCGCTCCATGACCTGCGCCCGGCCACGGAAACCTGCGCCGAGTGCCACCGGCCCGAGAAATTCCACGGCAACCGCCTGGTGGTCAATGATCATTTCGACGAAGACGAAGAGAACACGCACCGGAAAAACGTGCTGCTCATGAAAATCGGCTCGGCGGGCGATCGCACCACCAGTCCCCATGGCATCCACTGGCATGTGTCGGAAGACAACCTCATCACCTACAAGGCATCTCCCGACCGCACGGTGATCCCCGAGGTCACCCTGCATCGTCCAGACGGCACCAAAGTCATCTATCGTACGCCCGATGCCGACGAGGTACTCGCCGAAATCGGAGCCGATGTCGTCGAACGCACCATGGACTGCATCGACTGCCACAACCGGCCTACGCACATCTATAAAAAGCCCGGTCCCGCCCTGGACCGCAAGATGCTTGAGGGTGTCATTTCCCAGGAATTGCCCTATATAAAGCGCCAAGCCATGGAAGTCATTCAGCGTGACTACGCCAGCCACGATGAAGCGCGCAACGCCATCGCCAACGAGCTCAACACTTGGTACAAAAAGAACTATCCCGATTTCATCGCCGCAAATCCCGGCAAATTGGAGCAAGCCATCGCCGGCGTTCAGGCGGCCTACCTGGAGAACGTCTTCCCCGAGATGAACATTACCTGGGGAACCTATGTGGATCACATCGCCCACACGGAGGATTTTGACTTCCAGAACGGCTGCATCCGCTGCCACAACGATATGCATGAGGCGGAAACCGGCGAGTTCATCTCCATGGACTGCACCATCTGCCACGAAGTGCTGGCCCAGGACGAAGTCCGTCCCCAGGTTCTCAAAGATCTCGGCTTCTATTAAAAGTCTCGCATTTTGAGTATTTCGTTGTCATCCCCGGCTCCTGCGGCCGGGGATTTTTTTTGTTTTCCCTAAAGGCTCTCGGATTCTTGCACCGGCTCGGAACTGTGTTATTTGTTATAGAAATCAAAAGGAGGTACGGTATGAGTGATCAGAGCCACAAGACCCTGACGGGAGCATTGCTGTTGTTGGCAGGGGGTGCTGCAGGAGCGGCGGTTGCCTTGTTGTTCGCACCGCAATCGGGACGCCGTACCCGCCGCAAGATCGAGCGCAACCTGCACCAGGTGAGCCGCCGTGCCGGCCAGAGCACCCAGGAAGCCGCGACCCGCCTGCATGACATGATTGAAGGTCTGGGTGAGCAGGCTGGGGATCTAGTCGAGCGCGGCGAGGAAATGGCGGGTGATTTGCGCCAGCAATTGCTGCAGCAGTTTGAGCGCGGCGAAAAAGCTCTGGCACGGCGACGGCGTCAACTGGCCAAGTACGACGAATGAAAATTCAGGCGGAAGGAGGCGCAGAAGCTTTTTCGGATTCTCGTTTCGCCCGCGTTATAATCTCGCCGTCCACCGAACGCAGGTGCAAATCACGCTGGGGAAAGGGTATTTCAACCCCGGCTTCGCGAAAGCGACGGTCGATATCACGGCCCAGATCGCTGCGCACACTGAGCCGTTTAGAGACATCGGCGATATAACAACGCAGCTCAAAGTTAAGCGAACTGTCGCCAAAGCCGACAAAAATCGCCGACGGAGCAGGCTCTTCCAAAGCGAGGGGATGGCGGCTTCCCGCCTCATTCAGTATCTCTATAACGCGCTCGACATTGCTGCCGTAGGCCACGCCCACCGGCATAATCACTCGCGCCCTCGAGGTTGACAGCGTCCAGTTGGTGACCTTATCCGAAATCAATTGCGAATTGGGCACGATCAGCTCTGAATTGTCAAAGGTTTCGATAATCGTCGAACGCAGGCCGATTTTGCGCACCGTGCCCCAATCCTGATCGACCACGATCAGATCTCCCACCTTGACCGGCCGCTCAAACAACAGAATCAGCCCGCTGACGAAATTGTTCACGATATTCTGCAAACCGAAACCTATGCCGATGCCGAACGCTCCAGCTAGCACGGCAAAATTGCGCATTTCAATGCCTGTCAGACTCATGGCCAGCAGAAAACCAAGGAACACCAGAAAATAGTGTATGAGTTTTTTGATCGCGTCGCGGATGCCGCGATCCACCTGACTGTAGGGAAAGACCTGGGTGTCGAGAATCGCGCGCAGCAGCCAGGAGGCCTGGATCGACAGGTATATAACCAGCAGCGACAACAGCAACATAGCCAGGGTTAGCTGGACCTGGCCGACCAGCACACCAACACCGGTCAAATCCCCCCAAGCCTGGGCGAAACTGTCGTAAAAACCCCAGACGGCCAGGAAATGATACAACGCGGCGCCCCATACGAGAACGGCGAGCAGGGCCTTGAGTCGCTTGGCGACTTCCACGCCGAACTGTTGCACGAAGGCGCGCTTTTGCAGCAGGGGATGTTCCCGAAAGAAATCAATACCGCCCTGTCCGAGGTGCACGACCATCACCGCAAAAATGCCGACGAACACCGATTTGATCGAGGCGTCGATGAGATGGGAAGCCAGGGTGCTGTAGCCTGCCGCCTGGGCGAGGAAGGACACCAGACAGACCAGTGCTCCGGCGCGCAAGCCCAGAGTGAAAATATTGATGTGCCCCTCATGGCGCCGGATGTTGAGGTGTGCCAGAAACAGGCTGAGAGGCAGGCCGATAAGAGCCAACGCCGCCATAAACAGGCGCAGCAGAGGCGTCGGCAAATGAATGAGCTGAAGCGTCATGGACAGGACCAGAACTGTGGCCAGCAGGTAGACGGTAAAACGCTTCATGGGGTTGCGCACAAGCCCTGAAATCAAAACCGCCGTGGAAAAGGCAAGCAGCACCCACAGCACCAGCCGCCACAGTGCCGGAGGAATGACATAAAGGGGAGTCAGGGCCGCCGTGGAGACAAAGATGCCCGTTGCCCAGGGATGGTCGAGAATAAAGCGCCACTCCGGCGTCCCTTCTACCTGGCGACGATAACGCAAAATAAAGGCGGCGGTGGCAAAAACGACCAGCACCTGAGACACCAGGATCCAGCCCTGGCGGATAAAGTAGCGCAGATCCAAGCGTATTGCTTCCCGCAATCCACGCCGCACCTCATCAACGAACCCTGCGGTGAACTGGTGAAAAAACTCGGCACTGAACAGCGGATGCCCGGTGCGCTGCAGAATCTGGCCACGCACCAAGCGCAAAATGTCATCGACCTGGGTTAAATGGGAAAGGTTGAGATTGAGCAGACGTGTCAACTCTTCCTGCAGCACCACCAGGGGCGCGCTGCCGGAATCCACGCCCTCAAGGACGCGGCGAACAGCTTCCTGCGCTTGGGCAAAGGTTTCCCGCGGAAAGACAACCTCATCACCGCGCAGTTGCTGTTCCCAACGCTGCCAGAACTGCCGGCGTTCCTCCCAGGTGCGGCGCAGCCGCTCGTTTTCCTCCTGGCGAGCCGCAAGCGCCAGGAGTACACGCTCCAGGCGCGAGCGCTCTTCCTGCAGCAGGGCACGCACCTCAAGCAGCCGATCAATGCTCCAGGTGGCGGGATCGCCATATTGATCCATGCGCTGCTGTAATTGGTGATAACGTCCCTCAGCGAGGTGCAACTGGGTTTCAAAGGCGGCCGTGTCGAGCAAGCCCTCCACTTGCCTTTCGGCTTGCACGGCTTGTGCCGCCACCTCAGCGGCCAGACCGGGAACCTGAGAGACTCCCGGATACTCCGCCCCTGCGACTGAACCGGCCAGCATCCAGAGAAAAAACACCAGGCCACAGAAGCGTCGAATTATCCGTTTCATCTCAAACCCCAATACCTGAAAACCACTTTTGACAGCCACCCTGAAAGCCCACCAGGTTCTTATCAGTGCTGAAATAATCGAGTTTTGTCAAAGAAAAAATAGTGAACTGGAGGCAGATCGACCTGGATTTTGCAGTCGCAAGCGACAAAAGGTTCAGGAACCCCTCAGGTCGGCCGTCCGATCTCGGCCAGCAGGGGAAGATGGTCGGAGGCCAGGGCCGCCGCGCCCTTTCGGATGACCTGTAAACTGTGCAAAGCTCCCCGGGGAGCGACGAAAATACGGTCGAGAGAGAATATCGGCCAGCGGGCGGGAAAGGTCGCCGGGGCGGGCATACCGGGAAACGCCCGGTTGAGCCGGCGCGCCGGTCGTCCCCAGGGCCACCACTCGTTGAAATCGCCGGCCAATATCAGGGGTTGCGTGCCCTCTTCGGCCAACTCCAAAAGCCTGCGTACCTGACGGCGCCGTTCCCGCGGCACCAACCCCAGATGGGTGGCGATGAGGCGCACCCGACCGATGTCCGTGTCCAACTCAAGCTCGACCGCGCCCCGGGGTTCACGCGACCCATAACTGAGGTCGTGCAACCGCTGACGCACCACAGGCACCCGTACCAGCACCGCATTGCCGTAGTGGCCATCGGGGCGCAGCATCGTCGGGCCACTGATGCCGACCATGCCCGTGGCTACGGCCAGATCGTCGAGCTGACGCCGCTCGCTGGAGCTGCCGAAAAGCACGTGGACTTCCTGCAGAACCACTACATGGGCATCCATAGCTGTGATGACCTGCGCCACCCGTTGCAGGTCGCGCCGGCCGTCGCGCCCCACCCCCTGATGGATGTTATAGCAGGCGACACGCAAAATATCTTGAGGGCTCTTTCCTGTCGCACCAGATGACATGAATAGTCTGTCCCCCCTCCTTTTTTTATCGAACAAAAAAATCTCAGGGCCCTCGCCATAGTCGACGGGGGCCCTGAGATTTCTCGCCTTATTCAACCGTCGCGCTTAGTCCAGACTGGGCTTGGGCGTCTTTTCGGTCGTTGGGGGCAGCACCGGGTGCAGGACTTCGGGCTGCTCACCGGTCAGGGTAGCGAGAAAGGTCGTGATCTGATCAGCTTCCTCGGGGGAGAGCTGGATGCCGAGCTGCGCGGAACCCATGATGGCGACGGCGTCACGCAGGCTCCATACCCGGCCCGAGTGGAAATAGGGCTGGGTAATCGCGACATTGCGCAGCGGCGGTGAGCGGAACACATACTTGTCGGCGGCCGTGTTTGTCACCTGATAGCGGCCGAGATCTTCCTCGGGCAGGATGTCCACGCCGGGACGCTCGACCACGCCGAAGGGGAAATAGCCGAGGCCACCCATGTTGACGCCGTTGTGGCAACTGGCGCAGCCCTTGCCCATAAAGGCCCTGAGTCCGTCTTTCTCAACGGCGCTGAGGGCGTTGGCGTCACCCTTGAGAAACTGATCGAAGGGGGCGTTGGGGGTGATCAGGGTGGCCTCGAAGACCTCGATGGCCTTGGCCATGTTGTCGAAGCTCAGAGACTCCTTGTCGTCCGGAAAGGCAGCCTTAAAGGCATCCACATAGCCGGGCATGCTGCCCAGAGTTTCCATGACCCGCTCCGGGGTGTTGTTCATCTCGACGGAGGCCTGCACGGGGCCCTTGGCCTGTTCCGCAAGATCCTGCGCGCGCCCGTCCCAGAACTGCGCGACGTTAAACACCGCGTTGAAAGTCGTGGGGGAATTGCGCGGGCCTTTCTGCCAGCCGTGGCCGGTTGACACTTCCTGCAGGTCGGCGCCGGCCAGTCCGACGTTGTGGCAGGTTTGGCAGCTGATCAATTGCGATTTGGACAGGCGCGGGTCAAAGTAGAGCATGCGCCCCAGTTCGACCCTTTCCGGCGTCGCGGGATTGCCCTCAAGCACCGGCGGAGTGTCGGGAATCGGTTGGAACTGTGCCTTGGCGCGCCGCATTAAATCGTCATCGGCCCAAGCAAAACCCAGGCTCAGCAAAACCAGCATCATTGCAGACAAAAGTAAACGAATCATTGATATCTCTCCCTTGATATAAAGTGACGATAAGCCCTCGGTTCGCTCAAATGCGAGCAGATCCGCAAAA
Proteins encoded:
- a CDS encoding NapC/NirT family cytochrome c, with amino-acid sequence MKSLTNIVTAFAKGITHSRVSLIGAMIVTVIFPFLLGAIFYDLIWHIQNTYVAALIYMVLGPAFITGLVMVFLGLFFFKGQEEVRLFTMEYLRDYFTDPAKFSKLRKLVFFAVFLTGINLFIMGLLAYRGYHYMESNAFCGQFCHTVMSPEYTAYQNSPHSRVACVECHIGAGADWFVKSKITGAYQLLAVMLDTFPRPIPTPLHDLRPATETCAECHRPEKFHGNRLVVNDHFDEDEENTHRKNVLLMKIGSAGDRTTSPHGIHWHVSEDNLITYKASPDRTVIPEVTLHRPDGTKVIYRTPDADEVLAEIGADVVERTMDCIDCHNRPTHIYKKPGPALDRKMLEGVISQELPYIKRQAMEVIQRDYASHDEARNAIANELNTWYKKNYPDFIAANPGKLEQAIAGVQAAYLENVFPEMNITWGTYVDHIAHTEDFDFQNGCIRCHNDMHEAETGEFISMDCTICHEVLAQDEVRPQVLKDLGFY
- a CDS encoding YtxH domain-containing protein, translating into MSDQSHKTLTGALLLLAGGAAGAAVALLFAPQSGRRTRRKIERNLHQVSRRAGQSTQEAATRLHDMIEGLGEQAGDLVERGEEMAGDLRQQLLQQFERGEKALARRRRQLAKYDE
- a CDS encoding mechanosensitive ion channel domain-containing protein codes for the protein MKRIIRRFCGLVFFLWMLAGSVAGAEYPGVSQVPGLAAEVAAQAVQAERQVEGLLDTAAFETQLHLAEGRYHQLQQRMDQYGDPATWSIDRLLEVRALLQEERSRLERVLLALAARQEENERLRRTWEERRQFWQRWEQQLRGDEVVFPRETFAQAQEAVRRVLEGVDSGSAPLVVLQEELTRLLNLNLSHLTQVDDILRLVRGQILQRTGHPLFSAEFFHQFTAGFVDEVRRGLREAIRLDLRYFIRQGWILVSQVLVVFATAAFILRYRRQVEGTPEWRFILDHPWATGIFVSTAALTPLYVIPPALWRLVLWVLLAFSTAVLISGLVRNPMKRFTVYLLATVLVLSMTLQLIHLPTPLLRLFMAALALIGLPLSLFLAHLNIRRHEGHINIFTLGLRAGALVCLVSFLAQAAGYSTLASHLIDASIKSVFVGIFAVMVVHLGQGGIDFFREHPLLQKRAFVQQFGVEVAKRLKALLAVLVWGAALYHFLAVWGFYDSFAQAWGDLTGVGVLVGQVQLTLAMLLLSLLVIYLSIQASWLLRAILDTQVFPYSQVDRGIRDAIKKLIHYFLVFLGFLLAMSLTGIEMRNFAVLAGAFGIGIGFGLQNIVNNFVSGLILLFERPVKVGDLIVVDQDWGTVRKIGLRSTIIETFDNSELIVPNSQLISDKVTNWTLSTSRARVIMPVGVAYGSNVERVIEILNEAGSRHPLALEEPAPSAIFVGFGDSSLNFELRCYIADVSKRLSVRSDLGRDIDRRFREAGVEIPFPQRDLHLRSVDGEIITRAKRESEKASAPPSA
- a CDS encoding endonuclease/exonuclease/phosphatase family protein — encoded protein: MSSGATGKSPQDILRVACYNIHQGVGRDGRRDLQRVAQVITAMDAHVVVLQEVHVLFGSSSERRQLDDLAVATGMVGISGPTMLRPDGHYGNAVLVRVPVVRQRLHDLSYGSREPRGAVELELDTDIGRVRLIATHLGLVPRERRRQVRRLLELAEEGTQPLILAGDFNEWWPWGRPARRLNRAFPGMPAPATFPARWPIFSLDRIFVAPRGALHSLQVIRKGAAALASDHLPLLAEIGRPT
- a CDS encoding cytochrome-c peroxidase → MIRLLLSAMMLVLLSLGFAWADDDLMRRAKAQFQPIPDTPPVLEGNPATPERVELGRMLYFDPRLSKSQLISCQTCHNVGLAGADLQEVSTGHGWQKGPRNSPTTFNAVFNVAQFWDGRAQDLAEQAKGPVQASVEMNNTPERVMETLGSMPGYVDAFKAAFPDDKESLSFDNMAKAIEVFEATLITPNAPFDQFLKGDANALSAVEKDGLRAFMGKGCASCHNGVNMGGLGYFPFGVVERPGVDILPEEDLGRYQVTNTAADKYVFRSPPLRNVAITQPYFHSGRVWSLRDAVAIMGSAQLGIQLSPEEADQITTFLATLTGEQPEVLHPVLPPTTEKTPKPSLD